ATAATTAGTCCTCTTCATAGTGTTAATTTGATAAGTTTTCAATAAAAGTATTACTTTTTTTCATCCTTCCTGCGTATCGTATTGTATCCCATGTAAGCTGCCACCAGAAGTATTCCTGCAAGTGCCAGCGTGGTGATGCTTATTCCGGCATCCCTTGACTTGAGCGGGACCTCAACAATAATGTTGTCCGAGAACTGGATCTCACCATCCTCATCACAATACTTTATCTCACTGTCAATACCGTAATCCTTCTCCACAGCAGAGATCTCTGCAGCAATGTCGAATGATGCAGTCTTGCTATCCCCCGGTGCAATCGTACCAAGGTTCACAATTGACCTATCCGAACTAAGCGGTTTCATAACAATTATGCGAGCAAAAGAATCAGTGGCCTCAACCTCACCAACATTTGTGTAAGTAACGTTGACGACACCTGACTGCCCGGATGTCAGCTCACCCTCTACATCGGACACAACAAACTTTGCACCCGGCTCGATCATAACAGGGATCTGAAGGGTCGTATTCCTTGTCTTGTAGAAGGTTGTGTGATCAAGATCAGGAATACCCAGTCTCACAGTGCTTCCATCGGTCATCTCCACTTGGCTCTGGAACTCATAATTGACAGGCAATAAGAGCATGTAAGTGCCAGCCGGTGCATTGTCGGAAATGGTAATGGTAAAGGACATCGGATTGTCCGGCAATACTCCAGGGTACAGGCTGTCAAGTGTCTGGATGCTCGTGGTCGGATCGACCTCTATATAATCTGTAGTCGATACCATCTCAGCCTTTAAGCCAAATGCAGTGGTCCTCAAGGACTCATATTCGATCTCTTTCAGGGACTTTGCATGATCACCATTGTTGGTATCAACATCAGTCTTGGCCTTGAAACCATACAATACACCCCTGTTCGAAAGGACAACGCGCAACTGAGCCGTCTCACCCCTCTCGAACTCAGGTGATCCCAGAACAGATGCATAAATATCGGGTTCACCATAGGCATCATAATAATTGGTAGAGAACTCATAGGTAGGCTGCAGGTACTCTTTCGCTCCTGCCACTGGAGATGCAGTGACCACGAACAAAGCCGCGATCAGCAGTACAGCCACCATGACCCCTGAATTCACATGTCTGTTTTTCTGTTTGTTTTTACAGTTAATCAAAAGGCATCAGCCTCCGGGTCACTATTATGTTTTGTTAATTCTATCTTTTCTATAATATCATCGAATGATCCGTCAGGTATTATCTTTTTTGCCTTCCTCCTTTCACGGAAGTTATCGAGCAATACCATCACAGGCGGGAAGATCACAAATGTTGCAAACAGGGCAAGCCCCACATCTATTACAGTGATAACACCAAAACTGCTGATGATATTGAAATCAGAAGCTATCAGTGCGCAAAAACCGAACAACGTTGTAAGCCCGGAAGTTATGATCGCTTTTCCGATCTTAACACCTGCTTCGGTCATTGCTTCTTCAGGAGTTGCACCTTTGCTCTTTTCCTCGAAGTAGCGCTCCATCATAAGTACGGCATACTCTGAGCCCACACCGAGGATCAGAGCCCCCAGTGTAGCTGTCATGGGAGTGTACTCCATGCCCATCAGATACATCAGTCCTCCGGACCAGCCCACAACCATGAACATGGTCACCACCGGAACAAGGGCTTTGAGAAAATCACGGTATATGAGGAGCAAACCGCCGAATACTAGCCCCAGTCCAAGGTATGTCATGAAGACCCGGCCCGAAGTAAGGGCTCCGATGACCTCAATGAACACAACACTGTTTCCGGTGATCGTAGCGCTCATACCGGGAGGCGGGGCCATCCAGAGCATATCATCCCTTATAACGTCTGCCAGCAACTCGATACCTTCCATTCCAAGGCTTCCCATGGCATCCCCGATGTTCAGGTTGAGCAACAGCATGTTCTCGCCATACATGAAACGGTCCTTCTGCTGATCAGGCATCTGTTCATACAGTGACCTTATCTCAGCCTCACTTCCGGGGATCACACCATTGTTCATTGATTTAATGACGCTGGCCATGCTTTCCGCCCCAAGGACACTGTTCCGGTTGTCCACTTCATGAGCACTGAACTCATCCATCCATTTCAGGGTCTCAGGATCAGCAACATTGTCTGTTTTAACAATGATGTTCAACTGGTCCTCCCCACCCGTGATATCAGACAGGTGCTTCAGGTCCATCAATGCCGGCAGATCCTGCGGGACAAAGGTCTCCGTATCTGTCTGAATAGGGACCTGGGTGTCCGCAGCCAGACCGCCTGCGCAGATAAGAACAGCAATTGATAGTATCATGAAAGGATGATTTATGGTGAAGTGGGTCGTACGCCCAAGCAACCTATCAAGAATATCCGGCCCGGACTCACCGGAAGTTTTGGATGATGATTTAGAATTGTTCTTACCTTTCAGGGAAAAGCTACCAAATTTCTCTTTACGTATGGACTGCATGTTGTCAAGTCCATATATCACGGTCACTCCTACGAACAGTGAGGCGAGGAAGCACATCACAATTCCTATGAGAAGCAGTTTTGCAAAGTCCTGTATCATAGGCACACTTGAGGTCACCAGGGAAAAGAAACCCAGTGCAGTAATGATAAGTGCGATCAATACTGCCGGACCGGTGTGCTTGATAGTATCCACCACAGCCTCTGCCGGAGTCTCACCACGCTCGAGCTCCTCCTCTATACGGTTGTGGAACTGTATGGCATAATCTATGCCCAACCCTATCAATACAGGGAATGCTGCCATTGATACCATGGTCATCGGGATCTCCAGATAGCCCATGGCACCGAAGGTATAGATGATACCCAAAAGTACGATAGCAAGTGGCATCAATCTCCACCTGACATGGCCAAAAACAAGATACAGAACAATGATCATCAGGATGACTGAAAGTCCGAGAAGGACAGCCATACTGGACATCATCGCATTGTTCATGGAGACCATGAATGCCGGATCCCCGGTTACTATTATATTATAATCAGGAGGGAACTCTGCCAGAGATACCGAGGTCTCGACCTCCCTCAAGATCTCCTGTTTCTGCTCATCGCTTACTGACCCTGCAATCTCAACATAGATAAGTGAATGAGTACCATCAGGCATCAATTCTGCAGGAACATAGTTGGTAATAAGAGATTCCAGTTCCATCCTGTCCTCAGGAAGTGCGGATTCACCGGTTAAAGCAAAATTGGCATCCCTGACAACTCCTGCAACACTTTGAACACTTACCACACCGGGTAGCGACGAAGACATTTTATCCAGCCGATCCATCGCCTGCAACAAAGCCGGATCGTTTACCTGACCATCCTCCACCATTACAACAATGGCTTCCGTACCAAAGATGTTCATATAAAGGTGATCGAAATCCTGATACAATTGTGACGTCTTCTCAACAAATGTTTCAGTCCCCGATTCCATGGAAATGTTCTGCGCACCCTGAGCAGAGACAAGGACAAATAATAATGCTACTATAATTATAGGGATAGTGTTGTTCTCAATAAAGATCCCCAGTTTTTCAAATACATTTTTTATGCTGGTAGCCTCCTCGTCCGTTATTGTTTATTCTTAGATTCAAGAGAACATTTTTCATCGAGCAGTTCCACCGATCGGTCGTACATATGACGATGGAATTCGATCAATAAGATCTCGGCCTCAAGAAGCTTGTCAAGCTTTTCACCATCCACATCATCCATGCACATTTTTACGACCGAAACCATTTTCTTGAAGACCCTCCCGATCTGTTCAATGCCTTTTTCAGTAACAGATATCAGGACCTTCCTACGATCAGAGGGATCGTCTTTTCGAAAAACAAAACCCTCTTTCTCAAGGTTATCGATAAGACTTGTAACACTGCTCTTTTTCAGGTCAAGGAACCTGGCAAGTGTAGAAGGCATGATCTCACCTTCCCTCTATATCAGGAGAAGTGCCCTGTTCATGGTTTTGTGCGCACTTGTACGCCCTTCCTCTTCCAGGCAACATTCCGTCATGTTACCCTCAATTTTTCTTTTGAGATGTTCCATCTCAAGATGGAGTTTGATGAGTTTCTCGATCTTATCCAAATTATACCTCCCGAATCAAGTATTCGGTGTTGAACTTTGATAATTAGATAATCAAATTGTTTGATAAACTAATGATTCGATTTTCTAATATTCAAATTTGTATATAAGGCTTGTGCCTTTGTCCACGAGTATCATCATATATTTGGCAGCCTGTCGATATATGCGCGCCATATAATTCAAAAGAAATTGACAGTTATAAAAGAAAATAATACAGATCGGTTTTAAAAAAACAGTATGCATATCCACAATATTGGTTTAAATGAATCAGAATGAATTGAGATAAAAGAGTTGGAGGAGGAGCATCATTAGACACGCCCCCTCGTTTGGAGTCAGCCCCTAAAAGGAGTGATACTATAAAAAGATATTTGTCAATGATTATTGACTATATTTAATAGAGCCAATTAATAAAATTAAAATTAGACTAAATTAATATAAATAGTAAAAAATGGATTACATCTTCAAAATATAAAACTGCAAACCCATAAAATCTAATAAAGGGCCTATGAGCTAATCCCGGAATAATGTGCAGAAACCCTAGTATCATTCGGTCAGAGAATTTTACAATAGTATTATATACCTACCAACGCGAAATAATAATGGGTAGCGTTTCTAAAATAAAGGGAGTTTTACACATGTTATCAGACAATCTACCATACATGAATATGACATACTTTGACCTGCTATCGGCACTTATAGTCCTCGTTGCAGGTATAATTGTAGCAAAGATCTTAGCAGGTATCTTCAAGAACGGGCTTAAGAAGACGGAACTGCCTGAACTGGTTGCAGAATTCCTGTCCAGATTCGTCCTGGCACTTCTATACGTTGCAGTCATCCTTGCAACAGTATCAACACTGGGTGCCGACATAAGTTCAGTAGTTGTCGGTCTTTCAGCAGTCATCGGTTTAGTACTTGGCTTCGGAATGCAGGACACATTGACGAACATTGCAGCAGGCGTATGGCTTGCCACACTCAGACCATTCGACAAAGGAGAGTATGTATCGGTTACAGGCTACTCCGGAACTGTAAGTGCTGTCGGATTCATGGCAACAGAACTGCTTACACCGGACAACAAGATAATCACCATCCCAAACAAGGTAATCTGGGGAAGCGCCATTGAAAATGCTACCAGAATGCCCACAAGAAGAGTTGATGTTAATGTCGGAATCAGCTATGACACAAAAGTTGACCAGGCAGTTCAGGTTGCTATGGAACTCATGAAGAATCACTCAATGGTACTTGCGGACCCTGCTCCAGCCGTTGTCACAACCGAACTTGCAGATTCATCCGTGAACCTCCAGCTTCGCGCATGGGCAAATACCGCAGATTACTGGGGAGTTAAAGGCGACCTCACCAACGGTATCCTGAACGCATACAAGGAAGCAGATATAGAGATCCCATTCCCACAACTGGATGTCCACATGGACAAAGAATGAGATGTTTGGAAGAAAGGGGGTACTAAGAAATGACAGAGAGCAAACCAAGCATACAGCCATCAGAGAACGGACCAAACCTTGTAAAAGACCTGAAGTATCTGAAGAACTCAAAGGGGGAGACCTTTGAACCACAGCCCATGATGGCTCTTTGTCGCTGTGGCCAGTCATCGAACAAACCATTTTGCGATGGTACACATCTGAAAGTAGGCTTTACAGGGGAGAAAGCCGAAGACAGGCAACCTGACAGGGTGGACGATTATGTTGGGAAGGATATCACGATCCATGACAACAGGGGAGTCTGTTCTCACAGGGGATACTGCACCGATAATCTACCAAACGTCTTCAGGATGAGACAGGAGCCATGGATAGACCCTGACGGAGCCAGTGCAGAAGAGATCATAAGGGTTATCGAAATGTGCCCTTCAGGTGCTTTAAGCTACACGAAGGATGGAGTGCTGCACAAGGAACTTGACAGGGAGCCGGGAATCACTGTCACAAAGAACGGACCACACGACGTTGTAGGTGGTATCGAGCTTGATGATCCTGACGGGAACACACCCGAATCCAAAGAACACTACACCCTTTGCAGGTGTGGTGCTTCGAAGAACAAGCCGTTCTGCAGCGGTGAACACTGGCATGTCGAGTTCAAGGATGAGAAGAACTGACCAAAAAGACCACGAGGGATGATATTGGGAAAATACAGATGTTCGGTCTGTAACTGGACATATGATGAAGAAGCAGAAGGGCAGGATTTTGATTCCCTGCCCGATAGCTATACCTGTCCTGTCTGTGGTGCACCAAAATCTGCATTTGTTCAGGAAGGCGGCGTAAAGGAAGAAAAGGGTGTTGAAACCACTGTTGCGGACAAGATAGTCGAACAGCTGGAAGCTTTTGGTGTAAGATACGTCTATGGCATACCAGGAGACTCGAACCTACCGCTTATCGATGCCATACGAAGAAGCGATAAGATACGTTTCATCCTCACGAGGCATGAGGAAACAGCTGCCTTTATGGCCTCAGCACATGGGAAGATGACCTCCGAACTGGGAGTCTGCATTTCCATTGCAGGCCCGGGATGTACCAACCTGATCACCGGACTCATGGATGCTGCAACCGACAGGAGCAGCGTGCTTGCCTTTGCGGGCCAGGTTCCGGAAGTATACCTTGGGAGCGAAGCATTTCAGGAGATCGACCAGATAGAACTGTTCAAGCCATTCACCGAGTTCTCAGAAACCATTGCCAGAGACAATCAGGCATTGAAGCTGCTCACCATGGCAGTAAAGTATGCATACAGGAAACCGGGTGTTTCGGTCCTCAGCACCCCCACGGACATCCTTGCCGAAAAGCTTGGAGAAAAAGTATATTCTCCTGAGAAGAGACTTTTCATTAACAAGACCTCTCCAAAAGAAGAGGATGTACAAAGAGCAGCGGAACTTATCAACGGTTGCGAAAAGGTGACACTCTTCGCAGGCTGGGGTTCCCGCCACAGCAGAGATCTGCTGCTGGAGATGTCACAAAAGCTGAAAGCACCAATTGCGACAACATCAAGGGCCAAGGGAGTAATCCACGAGACTGAGCGCTTCAGCGTAGGGGTCCTGGGCTCCATAGGATCAAAGCATGCGGCACAGGCCATCAAAAATTCGGACCTAATATTCATAATCGGTTCCGGATTCCGACAGGCCAACCTTGTACCTGCCGGAGTGAAGATCGTCCAGACAGATATCGATCCCACAAAGATAGGAAAGACCTTCGACGTGGATGTTGGCATTGTCGGCGATGCGGATCTTGTACTCAAGGCACTGTTGCCTCTGTTAGATGAAAAGGATGCGGACCGAGAATTCCTTGAACACATTGACCAGATGAAAGCAAGCCATCGTGAGGAACTCGAATACGAAGCCAATGACCTGTCCATCCCGATAAATCCCGGATATGTAGTGCAGGCCATCAAACGTCATGCAGACAAGGATGCAATCATCTGCGTTGATGTGGGCGACCATACCTATTGGTTCTACAAGAAGTTCGTCTGTGAAGGACAGAGAACGTTCATGTCAGCGAACATCGCCAGTATGGGTTTCGCACTTCCTGCATCCCTTTCAGCAAAGCTGGACTATCCTGACAAACAGGTCATCTGTGTGACAGGGGACGGTGGATTTGGGATGCTCATGGGAGATTTCACAACAGCTGTCAGGGAAGGACTTGGCATCAATGTCATCGTCTTTAACGACGGCAAGCTCAAGAACATCAAGAAAGAACAGTTAAGGGACAACTATCCCGAATACGGAGTCAGTTTCCCTAACCCTGATTTCGCAGAATTTGCACGATCTACCGGAGGGGAAGGCTTCAGGATAGAAGACCCGACACAACTGGACGAAGCATTAGAAAAAGCATTCAATTCAGAAAAAGCAGCACTCATTGACGTGGTCGTTGACCCCGACAAGACAGCTGCCAGTACAAAGAGGGTGGATTAAGGAGTTACCTCCACACCCTTCCAGAATGCAACATACCCTGTGATCTCTTTTGCAGCCGGTTTTGGTTCCGGATAATACCAGGCTGCATCTTTATTTACTTCATCACCCACAACGATGTCATAGTAATATCCCAGACCCTTCCATGGGCAGGTCGAACGTGTTTCCGATTCGCGCAGGTATTCCCTCTGCACCGAGTCAGGTGGGAAGTAAAGATTCCCTTCCACCTCTTTTACTGCATCGCTTTCTGCAAGTATGACTCCATTCCATTTTGCTACTGCCATTTTATATCCACTCCTGAATAACTGGTAAAAAGAAGTTGTAAAGCATCGTTTATGTGGATTGTGGTCAGATGAAAAGTAGTAAAAACAATATGATCCCGAAACTGTAAAGGACAGAGAAGATCATTCGATCTCGAAGATGTGAACACCCATATCCTCAAGAATCTGGCCTAATTTGAACAGCGGCAGACCTACAACATTGAAGAAATCGCCCATGATACTTTCCACAAGTATGGCACCTTTCCCCTGTATTGCAAAGGCACCGGCCTTATCCATCGGTTCCCCTGACCTGACATAAGATGCGATCTCCTCCACGGACATCTTTTTCATTTTTACATCAGTAATCTCGGAAACCGTTACCTCTGTTTCCAGATCAATATTCAGAACTGTCATGCCTGTGATCGCCTGTACGATCTTCCCGCTGACGCTATCAAGCATCTCTTTTGCTTTTTCAGGCGAGTGTGGTTTTCCAAGTACCTGACCTTCACAGAGGACAACGGTATCAGCAGAGATGATGATACCTGAATCATATTTCCCGACAACATCTCTTGCCTTAAAAAGAGAATGATGGAGGACCAATTCTGTTGCATCCAACCCGGACTGTGGAGCTTCATCGTATGAACTCACACAAATCTCAAAGTTATCCCCGATAAGCTGCCTTAAAAGCTCCTTCCTGCGCGGGGAAGCCGATGCAAGAACTATCCTGCACATTCTGATCATACACCCTTGAAATAATGTCCTCTTGAGAACTTCGTACCCCTTCTGGGACGGAGTTCAGCAGGCTTGCCGTCAAGTAGTCTCCGGTATGCTGAAGTGATCTCTTTCACATCCCTCTTCCCATAAAGGGACAGGTCGAGACGCATAACATCCACACCAGACATTTTCAGATGGTCCATCTTATCGCTCATGTCCAGCACTTTGGAATCATAGATCAGCGTCCTTTCATCCGCACGCTTTACAGGATACTCCACGCCTTTTGAGTCCACCATGAGCACTTCACTGCCATCAGTAGCTATTTCCTGCTCAAGCAGAGGTTTTAGCAGATCATGCTCGGTGATGAGCATCAGTTCCCTTCCATGAACAACTATCTCCAGCTGGTTCTCACTACCACGGCAGGAAATATCATTGCATACATCAGTGATCTCATCAAGGTTCAGTTCGGAAGACATGGTCACACGGAAAGCTCCGGCTTTGTAGAACTCATCCGCCGTGTAGGAATTAAAAGTGTTGAACTCCTTTTGTACCACGAACGGAATTCCCAGCTGTTTAGCCACTTCAACCTGCCCCAGAGTGTAGCATGCTATGCGGAAACCGGCGTCCTTTACATTCCCTAACAGAGGCAAAAGCTGCACAAGCTCAGCTTCATGACTTATGCGCGGGAGCAGGAGAACTATCTCAGCACTTTTCCTTGCAGCCTCCAGTTTCTCTGCATTCTGCTCCGATGTCAGTTCATGGAACTTCCTTACAGGCACATAGACGCAATCAGCACCCATTTCCACAGCATCGAACAGAGCACCGGAGTTCTTTACTTCCACACTGAGAACAGGAGTTCGCACTATGCTTCCGCATCCGGAATCGCCGCAGAAGTGCGAGATGTCTGATAATTGAGGATGCTTTTCATCCTTCCTGTATTTTCCAAGAACCTTCTCAAGCAGCCTTTCAGCAGCCGCCCTTCTTGCACCAGTGAGCACTCCGATAGGAATGAAGATGTTGCCTGTGACCTTCACGTCCACTGTTGATGCTGTAAATGAAGTATCACCCAATTTCTCCATTGCAGATATGATCTGCTCTTCAGAAGTAGGGGCTTTTTTAGCTTCCTGAACCTCAAAATCATCGACGACATCTACGCGGATCTCACCTGAGCTCATGCTGACCTTTAAATTTTGACCCACCTCAGCAATCACTTCAATATCCACAGGAAGACCCTGTTCCTTTGTCCTCTGGAGGGTTTCCAGAAGTCTCTGGTCTGTTGTAAGATAGACCTCATTGCCTCTGGCGACCGCCTTACCGGTCTTTGAACTGATCTCAAGGATGACCTTGTCACCTTTCTTTGCTGTCTTTATCTCGTTGCCATCCTTATCCAGAAGTTTGTTGATGGCAGAGCCCAGCACACCGACCTTTGTGTGGATGCCCACACCATCCTTCACCTGTATGTCTTCTTTCAGGGTGATAGTAAGGCTGGTAGTATACCTGTAAGTGGAAATATCCCTGATTTTCCCAAGAAAAACACCATAACTTGAACTGTATTTGGAATGGACTACATCCCTCTCACCAAGGACGAAGCCCTTTGTGAAACCACGATAGAACAGCTTTGCAAGGTCAGTTTCAAGCTCCATGACCTTAACCTCATCAAGCTTTTCTTTTTTGCAGATCGCTTCTACTGCACGCTTGTAGACACTTGCACTTTCTGTAACGTACTCAGGTTTCTTCATCCTTCCTTCGATCTTCAGGCTTCGAAGACCGGTGCCAACGATCTCGTTAAGTTCCGAAAGGGTGCACAGTTCAGCACAGCTTATCGGGAACCTGCCCATGCCCTTGACATTTACCTTTCGACCGTTCACAACAAACTCATATGGTCTCCTGCATGGTTGTGCACATGCACCACGGTTTGCACTCCTGTCACTCATGAAACTGCTGAAAAGGCATTTCCCGGAATATGAATAGCAAAGTGCCCCATGTACGAAGATCTCGATCTCAGTATCAGAATGATCCACTATATCAGTGATCTCACGCACCGTCAGCTCCCTTGAAACGATGACACGGACAGCGCCTTCGTTGGCAACAAAGTCAACTCCTTCCATGCTGTGGACCGTCATCTGAGTACTTGCATGCAGTGCCAGGTCAGGATAGGTCTCATGAAGGATACGGAGAAGTCCCATGTCCTGCAGGATGATGGCATCAATTCCGAAAGAATATGCCTTATCAACCACATCCAGCGCATGCTGGAGCTCCTTCTGTTTGATCGGTATGTTCAAAGCCAGAAATGCTTTGACCCCATGGGAATGCAGCATGTCAATTGCATCCTCAAGATCATCCATTGAGAAGTTCTTCGCACCTTTTCTTGCATTAAGATCCGTCACACCGAAATAAACTGCATCTGCACCTCCTTTAATGGCACCTGTCAATGCATCTATATCTCCTGCCGGGGCAAGTACCTCGGGTGGAACTTCGCAGACCTTTTTTTCATTTTTCAATATCATCAGATCACATTCTTGTGGGAAGGATACAGCTATCGAGCGAGCGGCTCCCCCTTATCAGGCCACCTTCTGTTCAGATGTCCTCAAGTAATTCCTTTGCACTCTCGTGCATGCGGACCGAATCATCCGTACGGCCCATATTAGCAAGCAGTGAAGCCAGGTTGTCAAGGGCCCTGGCAGCATGCATCTTATAACTGGCCTTATCAGGATCGCCCTTAATAAGCCCTGCGTATATCTCAAGTGAGGATTCATAGATACTCTTTGCATCCTCGTAGCGACCCAGGTCAGCAAGCAGCTTTGCAAGATTGTTCAATGTAACTGCAGCACCGTCCTCATATACAGGTTCTTCAGGAAAACGGTCTAAAAGGTCCATGTACCCTTTAAGGGATTCCTCGAACATTGTCTTTGCATCTGCAAAATCTCCTTCCTTTGCAAGTATGGTAGCAAGGTTGTTCTTAATGGAAGCGATCCCGAACTCATGCAACAGAGGAGATTCCCCGGCCCTGATCAGTTCGTCCCTGATCGCCAGAGACATATTGTAATTTTGACGTGCATCTTCCGACCTGCCTGCATTCATCAGGAACCTGCCCTTATCATCATGAAGCTTTGCTATCTTTGTACGGTATGAAAGATCCCTGGGGACCATATGAGCGAGCTTTTCATACATTGAGATGAGGACATTGTAATCCGCTTCCTTGTCAGATTCCAGAGAATCGATCACGAGCAGTTTTTCCATATTGGACAGTATGTTCCTGAACATATCCTGATAGACAATGTTACCGGGTTCCTCTCCAAGAAGCTTAAGTATCACTATCAGGGAGGTCTCATAGATAGAACGTGCATCATTAAGCAGACCTTCATCAACACGTCGGGATGCCAGTTTGATCAGACCGTGGAAG
This genomic stretch from Methanococcoides sp. LMO-2 harbors:
- a CDS encoding hydrophobe/amphiphile efflux-3 (HAE3) family transporter, which encodes MGIFIENNTIPIIIVALLFVLVSAQGAQNISMESGTETFVEKTSQLYQDFDHLYMNIFGTEAIVVMVEDGQVNDPALLQAMDRLDKMSSSLPGVVSVQSVAGVVRDANFALTGESALPEDRMELESLITNYVPAELMPDGTHSLIYVEIAGSVSDEQKQEILREVETSVSLAEFPPDYNIIVTGDPAFMVSMNNAMMSSMAVLLGLSVILMIIVLYLVFGHVRWRLMPLAIVLLGIIYTFGAMGYLEIPMTMVSMAAFPVLIGLGIDYAIQFHNRIEEELERGETPAEAVVDTIKHTGPAVLIALIITALGFFSLVTSSVPMIQDFAKLLLIGIVMCFLASLFVGVTVIYGLDNMQSIRKEKFGSFSLKGKNNSKSSSKTSGESGPDILDRLLGRTTHFTINHPFMILSIAVLICAGGLAADTQVPIQTDTETFVPQDLPALMDLKHLSDITGGEDQLNIIVKTDNVADPETLKWMDEFSAHEVDNRNSVLGAESMASVIKSMNNGVIPGSEAEIRSLYEQMPDQQKDRFMYGENMLLLNLNIGDAMGSLGMEGIELLADVIRDDMLWMAPPPGMSATITGNSVVFIEVIGALTSGRVFMTYLGLGLVFGGLLLIYRDFLKALVPVVTMFMVVGWSGGLMYLMGMEYTPMTATLGALILGVGSEYAVLMMERYFEEKSKGATPEEAMTEAGVKIGKAIITSGLTTLFGFCALIASDFNIISSFGVITVIDVGLALFATFVIFPPVMVLLDNFRERRKAKKIIPDGSFDDIIEKIELTKHNSDPEADAF
- a CDS encoding MarR family winged helix-turn-helix transcriptional regulator is translated as MPSTLARFLDLKKSSVTSLIDNLEKEGFVFRKDDPSDRRKVLISVTEKGIEQIGRVFKKMVSVVKMCMDDVDGEKLDKLLEAEILLIEFHRHMYDRSVELLDEKCSLESKNKQ
- a CDS encoding mechanosensitive ion channel family protein: MLSDNLPYMNMTYFDLLSALIVLVAGIIVAKILAGIFKNGLKKTELPELVAEFLSRFVLALLYVAVILATVSTLGADISSVVVGLSAVIGLVLGFGMQDTLTNIAAGVWLATLRPFDKGEYVSVTGYSGTVSAVGFMATELLTPDNKIITIPNKVIWGSAIENATRMPTRRVDVNVGISYDTKVDQAVQVAMELMKNHSMVLADPAPAVVTTELADSSVNLQLRAWANTADYWGVKGDLTNGILNAYKEADIEIPFPQLDVHMDKE
- a CDS encoding CDGSH iron-sulfur domain-containing protein → MTESKPSIQPSENGPNLVKDLKYLKNSKGETFEPQPMMALCRCGQSSNKPFCDGTHLKVGFTGEKAEDRQPDRVDDYVGKDITIHDNRGVCSHRGYCTDNLPNVFRMRQEPWIDPDGASAEEIIRVIEMCPSGALSYTKDGVLHKELDREPGITVTKNGPHDVVGGIELDDPDGNTPESKEHYTLCRCGASKNKPFCSGEHWHVEFKDEKN
- a CDS encoding thiamine pyrophosphate-dependent enzyme, which gives rise to MGKYRCSVCNWTYDEEAEGQDFDSLPDSYTCPVCGAPKSAFVQEGGVKEEKGVETTVADKIVEQLEAFGVRYVYGIPGDSNLPLIDAIRRSDKIRFILTRHEETAAFMASAHGKMTSELGVCISIAGPGCTNLITGLMDAATDRSSVLAFAGQVPEVYLGSEAFQEIDQIELFKPFTEFSETIARDNQALKLLTMAVKYAYRKPGVSVLSTPTDILAEKLGEKVYSPEKRLFINKTSPKEEDVQRAAELINGCEKVTLFAGWGSRHSRDLLLEMSQKLKAPIATTSRAKGVIHETERFSVGVLGSIGSKHAAQAIKNSDLIFIIGSGFRQANLVPAGVKIVQTDIDPTKIGKTFDVDVGIVGDADLVLKALLPLLDEKDADREFLEHIDQMKASHREELEYEANDLSIPINPGYVVQAIKRHADKDAIICVDVGDHTYWFYKKFVCEGQRTFMSANIASMGFALPASLSAKLDYPDKQVICVTGDGGFGMLMGDFTTAVREGLGINVIVFNDGKLKNIKKEQLRDNYPEYGVSFPNPDFAEFARSTGGEGFRIEDPTQLDEALEKAFNSEKAALIDVVVDPDKTAASTKRVD
- a CDS encoding DUF427 domain-containing protein translates to MAVAKWNGVILAESDAVKEVEGNLYFPPDSVQREYLRESETRSTCPWKGLGYYYDIVVGDEVNKDAAWYYPEPKPAAKEITGYVAFWKGVEVTP
- a CDS encoding Maf family nucleotide pyrophosphatase, which translates into the protein MCRIVLASASPRRKELLRQLIGDNFEICVSSYDEAPQSGLDATELVLHHSLFKARDVVGKYDSGIIISADTVVLCEGQVLGKPHSPEKAKEMLDSVSGKIVQAITGMTVLNIDLETEVTVSEITDVKMKKMSVEEIASYVRSGEPMDKAGAFAIQGKGAILVESIMGDFFNVVGLPLFKLGQILEDMGVHIFEIE
- a CDS encoding DUF3656 domain-containing U32 family peptidase; its protein translation is MILKNEKKVCEVPPEVLAPAGDIDALTGAIKGGADAVYFGVTDLNARKGAKNFSMDDLEDAIDMLHSHGVKAFLALNIPIKQKELQHALDVVDKAYSFGIDAIILQDMGLLRILHETYPDLALHASTQMTVHSMEGVDFVANEGAVRVIVSRELTVREITDIVDHSDTEIEIFVHGALCYSYSGKCLFSSFMSDRSANRGACAQPCRRPYEFVVNGRKVNVKGMGRFPISCAELCTLSELNEIVGTGLRSLKIEGRMKKPEYVTESASVYKRAVEAICKKEKLDEVKVMELETDLAKLFYRGFTKGFVLGERDVVHSKYSSSYGVFLGKIRDISTYRYTTSLTITLKEDIQVKDGVGIHTKVGVLGSAINKLLDKDGNEIKTAKKGDKVILEISSKTGKAVARGNEVYLTTDQRLLETLQRTKEQGLPVDIEVIAEVGQNLKVSMSSGEIRVDVVDDFEVQEAKKAPTSEEQIISAMEKLGDTSFTASTVDVKVTGNIFIPIGVLTGARRAAAERLLEKVLGKYRKDEKHPQLSDISHFCGDSGCGSIVRTPVLSVEVKNSGALFDAVEMGADCVYVPVRKFHELTSEQNAEKLEAARKSAEIVLLLPRISHEAELVQLLPLLGNVKDAGFRIACYTLGQVEVAKQLGIPFVVQKEFNTFNSYTADEFYKAGAFRVTMSSELNLDEITDVCNDISCRGSENQLEIVVHGRELMLITEHDLLKPLLEQEIATDGSEVLMVDSKGVEYPVKRADERTLIYDSKVLDMSDKMDHLKMSGVDVMRLDLSLYGKRDVKEITSAYRRLLDGKPAELRPRRGTKFSRGHYFKGV